In Paenibacillus sp. FSL M7-0420, a single genomic region encodes these proteins:
- a CDS encoding YqzM family protein — MDVNVNAQVRDPREHINEEPRNDLGDLLAGFFGMTGFMTVVFFGMVIIKYLSE; from the coding sequence ATGGACGTCAATGTCAACGCACAGGTCCGTGACCCGCGGGAGCATATCAATGAGGAGCCCCGCAACGATCTCGGTGATCTGCTGGCCGGTTTCTTCGGGATGACCGGCTTCATGACCGTGGTCTTCTTCGGAATGGTAATCATCAAGTATTTGTCCGAATAG
- a CDS encoding glycoside hydrolase family 43 protein, producing the protein MKKLVSLAVAGLLASALYSPVSFADNPVVQTIYTADPAPLVYNDTVYLYTGHDEDNSTYYTMNDWRVYSSKDMANWTDHGSPLSYKAFSWSSGEAWASQVIERNGKFYFYVTAKSTSLGRPAIGVAVANSPTGPFVDAIGKPLVSSSWGDIDPTVYVDSDGQAYLYWGNPTLKYVKLNPDMISYNQSTGIVQVPMTTDSFGVRNGNADRPTLYEEGPWFYKRGSLYYMVYAASGIPENIAYSTSSSPTGPWKYRGIIMPTQGGSFTNHPGIIDFKGRSYFFYHNGALPGGGGFTRSVGVEQFTYNADGSFPVINMTTAGPQPIATLNPYVRTQAETSAWAAGVETETTSDTDGGMNVGFIDHGDYLKIKNVNFGAGASGFEARVASAGSGGNIELRLDSPTGTLVGTCAVQNTGGWQSWVTKTCTVSGASGTHDLYLKFTGGSGYLFNINWWKFSPS; encoded by the coding sequence ATGAAAAAGCTTGTCAGCCTTGCTGTCGCAGGCTTGTTGGCTTCTGCGCTGTATTCCCCGGTATCGTTCGCTGACAACCCTGTTGTACAGACCATCTACACGGCAGACCCGGCCCCGCTTGTATACAATGATACGGTCTACCTGTACACCGGACATGACGAAGACAACTCGACCTACTATACGATGAATGATTGGAGGGTCTACTCCTCCAAGGACATGGCGAACTGGACCGATCACGGGTCACCGCTATCCTACAAGGCGTTCAGCTGGTCGAGCGGAGAAGCCTGGGCCAGCCAGGTGATTGAGCGCAACGGCAAATTCTACTTTTATGTCACGGCAAAAAGCACTTCGCTCGGACGGCCCGCCATCGGCGTCGCCGTTGCTAACAGCCCGACCGGCCCGTTCGTGGACGCTATCGGCAAACCGCTCGTCTCCAGCAGCTGGGGCGACATCGATCCTACGGTATATGTAGACAGTGACGGCCAGGCCTATCTCTACTGGGGGAATCCGACACTGAAGTATGTGAAGCTGAACCCGGATATGATCTCCTACAACCAGAGCACAGGGATTGTCCAGGTACCTATGACCACAGACAGCTTCGGTGTGCGAAACGGCAATGCTGACAGACCAACCCTCTACGAAGAAGGACCCTGGTTCTACAAACGCGGCAGCTTATACTACATGGTCTACGCCGCAAGCGGTATTCCAGAGAATATCGCCTATTCTACCAGCTCTTCGCCTACCGGCCCGTGGAAGTACAGAGGGATCATTATGCCTACCCAAGGCGGGAGCTTCACGAATCACCCGGGCATCATCGACTTCAAAGGGCGCTCTTATTTCTTTTATCACAATGGCGCGCTGCCTGGCGGGGGCGGCTTTACCCGGTCAGTGGGGGTTGAGCAATTCACCTACAACGCGGACGGAAGCTTCCCGGTCATCAACATGACAACCGCCGGGCCGCAGCCCATCGCCACCCTTAACCCCTATGTCAGAACGCAAGCCGAGACCAGTGCATGGGCGGCCGGGGTAGAGACCGAGACCACCTCAGATACGGACGGGGGAATGAATGTCGGCTTCATCGATCACGGCGATTATCTCAAAATCAAAAATGTGAACTTCGGCGCCGGAGCTTCCGGCTTCGAGGCCCGGGTAGCGTCAGCAGGCAGCGGCGGTAATATTGAGCTGCGGCTGGACAGTCCGACAGGAACGCTAGTCGGCACCTGTGCAGTGCAGAATACAGGGGGCTGGCAGAGCTGGGTGACCAAGACCTGCACGGTCAGCGGGGCAAGCGGGACTCATGACCTTTACCTGAAATTCACAGGCGGCAGCGGATATTTGTTCAATATCAACTGGTGGAAATTCAGCCCCAGCTAA
- a CDS encoding NAD(P)/FAD-dependent oxidoreductase: MSSIPKIVILGAGYGGILTAQRLQKALNYNEADVTLVNRHEYHYFTTHLHMPAAGTDSIEHTRVSISKLIDEFKIDLVKSSVQEIRTQQKKVILEDGTLSYDYLVIALGGEPETFGIPGLDKYALTIRSINSVRLIREHIQYQFAKYKNENNAQEHINFVIGGAGFSGIEFVAELADRIPALCKEFDVDPSMVNIYNIEAAPTALPGFAPELVEHAMTVLTKKGVTFKMGVAIKECLPGGVILATGEEIKASTIVWTGGIRGNRLIEAAGFEAMRGRVKVDEYLRAPGHENIFIIGDGSLMINPEGRPYPPTAQIAMQQGECCAHNLVAAIRSQQPKKFAFSNKGTVASLGKGQGIAVVGDKTYKGWTAAQLKKVVDMRYLLIIGGIPLVLKKGRFL, translated from the coding sequence ATGAGCAGTATTCCCAAAATCGTTATTCTAGGCGCGGGGTATGGAGGGATTTTGACCGCCCAGCGGCTGCAGAAAGCTTTGAACTATAATGAAGCCGATGTAACTCTGGTTAACCGCCATGAATATCACTATTTCACGACCCATCTGCATATGCCTGCAGCGGGCACGGACAGCATCGAGCATACACGCGTGTCTATCTCCAAATTAATCGATGAGTTCAAGATCGATCTTGTCAAATCCTCGGTGCAGGAGATTCGCACCCAGCAGAAGAAGGTTATTCTGGAGGACGGAACGCTCTCGTATGATTACCTCGTGATTGCCCTTGGCGGTGAGCCTGAAACGTTCGGGATTCCGGGACTCGACAAATATGCGCTGACCATCCGCAGCATCAACTCTGTGCGGCTGATCCGGGAGCATATCCAGTACCAGTTCGCCAAATACAAGAATGAGAATAATGCACAGGAGCATATCAACTTCGTCATTGGCGGCGCGGGCTTCAGCGGGATTGAATTTGTAGCGGAGCTGGCTGACCGGATTCCTGCACTATGCAAAGAATTTGATGTCGATCCAAGCATGGTCAACATCTATAATATAGAAGCTGCGCCTACGGCTCTGCCGGGGTTCGCGCCTGAGCTGGTTGAGCATGCCATGACCGTACTCACCAAGAAGGGTGTAACCTTCAAGATGGGCGTAGCGATCAAGGAATGCTTGCCTGGCGGCGTGATTCTGGCCACGGGTGAAGAGATCAAGGCTTCCACAATTGTATGGACCGGCGGTATCCGCGGGAACCGTCTGATCGAGGCTGCCGGCTTCGAAGCGATGCGCGGACGGGTGAAGGTAGACGAATATCTGCGGGCTCCGGGACATGAGAACATCTTCATCATAGGTGACGGCTCCCTCATGATTAACCCGGAAGGGCGTCCTTACCCGCCGACGGCACAGATTGCCATGCAGCAGGGAGAATGCTGCGCGCATAATCTGGTAGCGGCCATCCGCAGCCAGCAGCCGAAGAAATTCGCCTTCAGCAACAAGGGGACCGTAGCTTCGCTGGGTAAAGGCCAGGGAATTGCCGTAGTCGGCGATAAGACATACAAAGGCTGGACAGCGGCGCAGCTGAAGAAGGTTGTCGATATGCGCTACCTGCTCATCATCGGCGGCATACCGCTCGTCCTCAAGAAGGGAAGATTCCTCTAA
- a CDS encoding YuiB family protein, which produces MGFIPVFVLAVLFFVMMFGIGFILNMLMKTTWFPAYLFVIVILPVVVYSIWDRSAMSLWEHLSTFHIVDYLTGIAGLAGAVLSGWTIQKLRLGGYKMF; this is translated from the coding sequence ATGGGCTTTATTCCGGTGTTTGTTCTGGCCGTTTTATTCTTTGTGATGATGTTCGGCATTGGCTTCATTCTTAACATGCTGATGAAGACTACCTGGTTCCCTGCCTATCTGTTCGTCATTGTCATTCTTCCGGTGGTGGTCTATTCCATCTGGGACCGGAGCGCGATGTCCCTATGGGAGCACCTCTCTACCTTCCACATTGTGGATTATCTTACCGGCATAGCCGGTCTTGCCGGGGCAGTTCTGAGCGGCTGGACGATTCAGAAGCTGCGGCTGGGCGGATACAAGATGTTCTAA
- a CDS encoding GNAT family N-acetyltransferase — MDMHYESIHIEQGKPPRSELLNSPGIAKYNEHWGRQGDRAVIALVDNQPAGAAWYRLFDETNQGYGFVDATTPELGVAIRSDYRQQGLGIRLMKGIIQQAVSDGYPSLSLSVDPENQAAVRLYHKLGFEYVGTAGTSWTMKLNLRDKV; from the coding sequence ATGGATATGCATTATGAGTCCATTCATATTGAACAAGGTAAGCCTCCCAGAAGTGAGCTGCTGAATTCCCCGGGGATTGCGAAGTACAACGAACATTGGGGGAGACAAGGCGACAGGGCGGTAATCGCACTGGTGGATAATCAGCCCGCAGGTGCTGCCTGGTACAGGCTGTTTGACGAGACGAACCAGGGCTACGGATTTGTGGATGCTACAACCCCGGAATTAGGCGTTGCTATTCGGTCTGACTACAGGCAGCAGGGATTGGGAATCAGGCTTATGAAGGGCATCATACAGCAAGCCGTATCCGATGGATACCCGTCACTTTCGCTCAGCGTTGATCCGGAGAATCAGGCGGCCGTCCGGTTATATCATAAGCTCGGCTTCGAGTATGTCGGGACAGCCGGTACCTCGTGGACGATGAAGCTGAATCTCAGGGACAAAGTCTAA
- the trxA gene encoding thioredoxin, which produces MAIVNVSDQSFVNEVEGQGTVVVDFWAPWCGPCKMLAPILEELSTELGDDVKIAKLNVDENPETASRFGVMSIPTLIFFKDGQPVDKVVGLNSKDSLKNIVAKHQ; this is translated from the coding sequence ATGGCTATCGTAAACGTGTCTGACCAATCCTTCGTGAATGAAGTGGAAGGTCAAGGTACTGTAGTAGTAGATTTCTGGGCACCTTGGTGCGGCCCTTGCAAAATGCTTGCCCCCATTCTCGAGGAATTGTCCACCGAGCTGGGTGACGATGTGAAGATCGCTAAATTGAATGTTGATGAGAATCCTGAGACAGCTTCCCGTTTTGGAGTAATGAGTATTCCTACTCTGATCTTCTTCAAAGACGGCCAGCCTGTGGACAAAGTCGTAGGACTGAACTCCAAGGACTCCCTTAAGAATATCGTAGCCAAGCATCAATAA
- the hemQ gene encoding hydrogen peroxide-dependent heme synthase, protein MNEAALTLEGWYALHDFRSLNWTAWTAADDEERAVALEELHAFMQEWGPVEEAKEGSSAVYSIVGQKADFVMMFLRESLEALNALETAFNKIAFAQYTTKAYSYVSIVELSNYAAGGSAGDGSDPMQNPHVAARLKPVLPQMKHICFYPMNKKRELADNWYMLDMEKRRELMYSHGLIGRGYAGKVKQIITGSVGFDDWEWGVTLFAEDALQFKKLVYEMRFDEVSARYGEFGPFYVGNLLNEESFEEMLKL, encoded by the coding sequence TTGAACGAAGCCGCTTTGACACTGGAAGGCTGGTATGCGCTGCATGACTTCCGCTCGCTGAACTGGACAGCCTGGACGGCAGCCGATGACGAGGAACGGGCAGTGGCCCTGGAGGAGTTGCATGCCTTCATGCAGGAGTGGGGACCTGTCGAGGAAGCGAAGGAGGGCAGCTCTGCGGTCTATTCCATCGTGGGCCAGAAGGCTGATTTCGTGATGATGTTTCTGAGAGAGAGTCTGGAGGCGCTGAATGCGCTGGAGACCGCTTTTAACAAAATCGCCTTTGCCCAATATACAACGAAGGCCTATTCCTATGTGAGCATTGTTGAGCTCAGCAACTACGCCGCAGGAGGAAGCGCCGGAGACGGCAGCGACCCGATGCAGAACCCGCATGTGGCTGCCCGGCTGAAGCCTGTACTGCCGCAAATGAAGCATATCTGCTTCTACCCGATGAACAAGAAGCGTGAGCTTGCCGACAACTGGTACATGCTGGATATGGAGAAACGCCGGGAGCTGATGTATTCGCACGGCCTGATCGGACGCGGCTACGCCGGCAAGGTGAAGCAGATCATCACCGGCTCCGTTGGCTTCGATGACTGGGAGTGGGGTGTGACGCTGTTCGCCGAGGATGCCCTGCAGTTCAAGAAGCTCGTCTACGAGATGCGCTTCGATGAAGTCAGCGCCCGCTACGGCGAGTTCGGCCCCTTCTATGTAGGCAACCTGCTGAACGAGGAATCGTTCGAGGAGATGCTGAAGCTGTAA
- the uvrC gene encoding excinuclease ABC subunit UvrC translates to MDYMDNIRNKLALLPDLPGCYLMKNQEGTIIYVGKAKVLKNRVRSYFTGSHNGKTQRLVANIVDFEYIVTSSNMEALILECNLIKKHMPRYNVLLKDDKTFPYLKITNEAHPRLEVTRRVLKDKAKYFGPYPNSYAAQQTKKLLDRMYPLRKCGVMPKEVCLYYHMGQCLAPCEKEVPKSAYEEIIQNISSFLGGGHDAVKKDLQKKMQEAAEELYFERAKELRDQIQHIDAVMEKQKINTADTKDRDVFGYAVDKGWMCVQILYMRQGKMIQRHSSAFPFYGEAYSDFMSYVTQYYSDNPALPQEILLPDMASAGMLPPEAGSAGGQGSGGPEAVGMPSGQALMAALGAEDETEAGEELRELDAAGQMLAADLSTAAEAVQEQAEQEAAAEGTVDAAGGAAALQEWLGIKVLVPQRGLKKQMIGMACQNSRVALNEKFRLIERDEERTSGAASSLGQSLGLDSLNRIEAFDNSNIQGANPVSAMVVFIDGKPARKEYRKYKVRTVQGPDDYETMREVIRRRYERVLKENLPQPDLIVVDGGKGQISSAIDILQNELGLFIPVCGLVKDDKHRTAQLLVGDSAEPVSLARDSQEFYLLQRIQDEVHRFAITFHREQRGKSMVTSKLDSIPGIGDKRRKLLLKHFGSLKKIKEASIEDFKVLSIGEKLAGQILEALKDEEPSI, encoded by the coding sequence ATGGATTATATGGATAATATCCGCAACAAGCTTGCGCTGCTGCCTGATCTGCCCGGCTGCTATCTGATGAAGAATCAAGAGGGTACGATCATCTATGTCGGCAAGGCCAAAGTGCTGAAGAACCGTGTACGCTCTTATTTTACCGGCAGTCACAACGGGAAGACGCAGCGGCTGGTCGCCAATATTGTTGATTTCGAATATATCGTGACGTCGAGCAACATGGAAGCACTCATTCTGGAGTGCAATCTGATCAAGAAGCATATGCCGCGCTACAACGTGCTGCTGAAGGATGACAAGACCTTTCCTTATCTGAAAATCACGAACGAAGCCCATCCGCGCCTGGAGGTTACCCGCCGGGTGCTGAAAGATAAAGCTAAATATTTCGGTCCGTATCCGAACAGCTATGCCGCCCAGCAGACGAAGAAGCTGCTTGACCGGATGTATCCGCTGCGCAAATGCGGGGTGATGCCGAAGGAGGTCTGCCTGTACTATCACATGGGCCAATGCCTGGCTCCGTGCGAGAAGGAAGTGCCGAAGTCGGCCTATGAGGAGATTATCCAGAATATCTCATCCTTCCTCGGGGGCGGACATGATGCGGTGAAGAAGGATCTGCAGAAGAAGATGCAGGAGGCGGCCGAGGAGCTGTATTTCGAGCGGGCCAAGGAGCTGCGCGACCAGATTCAGCACATCGATGCCGTGATGGAGAAGCAGAAGATCAATACAGCCGATACCAAGGACCGCGACGTCTTCGGCTATGCGGTAGACAAGGGCTGGATGTGTGTGCAGATCCTGTACATGCGGCAGGGGAAAATGATTCAGCGCCACTCGTCGGCTTTTCCGTTCTACGGAGAGGCGTACAGTGACTTCATGTCTTATGTGACGCAGTATTACAGCGACAATCCCGCGCTGCCGCAGGAAATCCTGCTGCCGGATATGGCCAGCGCCGGAATGCTTCCGCCGGAAGCAGGCAGCGCCGGCGGTCAGGGAAGCGGCGGACCGGAGGCTGTAGGAATGCCGAGCGGACAGGCGCTGATGGCTGCCTTGGGCGCAGAGGACGAGACGGAGGCCGGAGAGGAGTTGCGCGAGCTGGACGCCGCTGGTCAGATGCTTGCGGCTGATCTCTCCACGGCTGCCGAAGCTGTGCAGGAGCAGGCAGAGCAGGAGGCGGCTGCCGAAGGGACCGTAGATGCGGCCGGAGGCGCAGCCGCCCTGCAGGAATGGCTGGGCATTAAGGTGCTGGTGCCGCAGCGCGGGCTGAAGAAGCAGATGATCGGCATGGCCTGCCAGAACAGCCGGGTCGCGCTGAATGAGAAGTTCCGCCTGATCGAGCGGGACGAGGAGCGCACCTCCGGGGCGGCCAGCAGTCTGGGGCAGAGCCTGGGGCTGGACTCGCTGAACCGGATCGAAGCGTTCGATAACTCGAATATCCAGGGGGCCAATCCGGTCTCAGCCATGGTGGTTTTCATCGATGGCAAGCCCGCCCGCAAAGAGTACCGTAAGTATAAGGTCCGCACCGTACAGGGGCCGGATGATTATGAGACGATGCGCGAGGTGATCCGGCGGCGTTATGAACGGGTGCTGAAGGAGAATCTGCCGCAGCCGGATCTGATCGTAGTCGATGGAGGCAAAGGCCAGATCTCTTCGGCGATTGATATTCTGCAGAATGAGCTGGGGTTATTCATTCCCGTCTGCGGTCTGGTCAAGGATGACAAGCACAGAACCGCCCAACTGCTGGTCGGCGACTCCGCCGAGCCGGTCTCGCTCGCCAGAGACAGCCAGGAGTTCTACCTGCTGCAGCGTATCCAGGATGAGGTTCACCGCTTCGCGATCACGTTCCACCGGGAGCAGCGCGGCAAGTCAATGGTCACCTCGAAGCTCGATTCGATTCCGGGCATCGGGGATAAGCGCCGGAAGCTGCTGCTGAAGCATTTCGGCTCGCTCAAGAAGATCAAGGAAGCCTCCATCGAGGATTTCAAGGTGCTGTCCATCGGCGAGAAGCTGGCCGGTCAGATTCTGGAGGCGCTGAAGGATGAGGAGCCGTCAATCTAA
- the dnaI gene encoding primosomal protein DnaI, producing the protein MESMGEVLRSMNNPALRQRSRDLEQTLLNHPLVKELQAEHPELDESRLRLHLSRLYQYVEEDRHCKNCPGLANCPNDFQGHYSKLTVETVNGVTDLYERKTPCKLKIAQDNQDNVRKRIRSFYVDERVLNGGYDEMDIMGKDPRRASAVNKIFDYIATVRAEGLTSRGIYLQGSFGTGKTFLMCYLLHELAISGYSGVIVYMPDFIEELKLIMMDNQKLKEMVDTMKNCDLLIFDDIGAENLNPWARDHVLGAILNYRMNRKPTFYTSNYPLDGLEKHLSITSKDGEEVYKGQRLMDRIAPFVEVIPLHGENQRGRARG; encoded by the coding sequence ATGGAGTCCATGGGCGAAGTGCTGCGTTCGATGAACAACCCCGCTCTGCGCCAGCGCTCCCGTGACCTGGAGCAGACCCTGCTGAACCATCCCCTGGTCAAGGAGCTTCAGGCTGAGCATCCCGAGCTGGACGAGTCCCGGCTGCGGCTGCACTTAAGCCGTCTGTACCAGTATGTCGAAGAGGACCGGCATTGTAAGAACTGCCCCGGCCTGGCGAATTGCCCGAATGATTTCCAGGGGCATTACAGCAAGCTTACCGTAGAGACGGTTAATGGTGTAACGGATCTGTATGAGCGCAAGACACCGTGCAAGCTGAAGATTGCACAGGATAATCAGGATAATGTCCGCAAGCGGATTCGCAGCTTCTATGTGGACGAGCGGGTGTTGAACGGCGGATATGATGAGATGGATATTATGGGCAAGGACCCCCGGCGGGCCTCAGCCGTGAACAAAATATTTGACTATATAGCAACAGTGCGGGCAGAGGGCCTGACTTCGCGGGGCATTTATTTGCAGGGCAGCTTCGGGACCGGAAAAACCTTCCTGATGTGCTATCTGCTCCATGAGCTGGCGATCTCGGGCTACAGCGGCGTGATTGTCTATATGCCGGATTTCATCGAGGAACTGAAGCTGATTATGATGGATAACCAAAAGCTGAAGGAAATGGTCGATACGATGAAGAATTGTGATCTGCTCATCTTCGACGACATCGGAGCCGAGAATCTCAATCCCTGGGCGCGTGACCATGTGCTCGGAGCGATTCTGAATTACCGGATGAACCGTAAGCCGACCTTCTATACCTCGAATTATCCGCTGGACGGGCTGGAGAAGCATCTCAGCATCACCAGCAAGGACGGGGAAGAGGTCTACAAGGGCCAGCGGCTGATGGACCGGATTGCCCCGTTCGTAGAGGTGATTCCGCTGCATGGGGAGAACCAGCGCGGCAGGGCCAGAGGGTAA
- a CDS encoding helicase DnaB, whose translation MRMSNLHHFTEHHRYCVSREFGLSQLDGRMLGSVYQPMVGAFAISLYRLLFEHIPAESIGYSGVEQQRRLFMTLGVEPNEKGRKYMVDQASRLEAVGLLQTCRLYAAENDDYMYEYELMPPLSPADFFATQHLTLLLRDKIGKFAVLSLREQFWHREPEEWSGRSLGKENISLPFYDIFELNTHVIDYELEQALAEVASVRQPGTTQDADSNIAYSDIILRFPRESVNRAHVEKLRFDHNQMGVINYVARKYELGPQDVCRLLDEDDVFTPDGEVILDTLQYKASQHFRQDRKRQEKREIAASKVVSLRSAAEEESDPSAVPVEQAVEMEFYVEVPPQFLSKCDIHQYNMMLRNEPYTRLLQTFFPGVVPGQLMDIFEKIDLNYKLSGEVINVLIHYLMTMVASGGDQRMNRNFVEAIASNMLVKQVNTYEKAVRYIRDQSKVKGKGAASASSGTGTTGSRPRSYTKSGGRSGKQEIPIVLDDGSAGTVSEEEFAAMMKKAAEIKASKKKGVLRTP comes from the coding sequence ATGCGTATGAGCAACCTGCATCATTTCACTGAACATCACCGGTACTGCGTGTCCCGCGAATTCGGTCTAAGCCAGCTGGACGGACGTATGCTGGGCTCAGTCTATCAGCCAATGGTAGGCGCGTTCGCCATCAGCCTGTACAGATTGCTGTTCGAACATATTCCGGCTGAATCTATCGGTTACTCCGGTGTGGAGCAGCAGCGCAGGCTCTTTATGACCCTGGGCGTTGAACCCAACGAGAAGGGCCGTAAATATATGGTAGACCAGGCTTCCCGGCTGGAGGCGGTGGGACTGCTGCAGACCTGCCGGCTGTATGCCGCGGAGAACGATGATTATATGTACGAATACGAGTTAATGCCGCCGCTGTCGCCGGCTGATTTTTTTGCAACCCAGCATCTGACGCTGCTGCTCCGGGATAAGATCGGCAAGTTCGCTGTGCTGTCGCTGCGTGAGCAGTTCTGGCACCGGGAACCCGAGGAATGGAGCGGGCGGTCGCTCGGGAAAGAGAATATTTCACTGCCCTTTTATGATATTTTTGAGCTGAATACCCATGTCATCGACTATGAGCTGGAGCAGGCCTTGGCCGAGGTAGCCTCCGTGCGTCAGCCCGGCACCACCCAGGACGCTGATTCGAATATAGCCTACAGCGATATTATCCTGCGCTTCCCGCGTGAATCGGTGAACCGTGCGCATGTTGAGAAGCTGCGTTTTGACCATAACCAGATGGGTGTCATTAATTATGTGGCCCGCAAATACGAGCTTGGCCCGCAGGATGTATGCCGTCTGCTGGATGAGGATGATGTCTTCACGCCGGACGGAGAGGTGATTCTGGATACGCTGCAGTACAAGGCGAGCCAGCATTTCCGTCAGGATAGGAAGCGCCAGGAGAAAAGAGAGATTGCTGCCTCCAAGGTAGTGTCACTGCGCTCCGCCGCTGAGGAAGAGAGTGATCCCTCCGCAGTGCCGGTGGAGCAGGCTGTCGAAATGGAGTTCTATGTAGAAGTCCCTCCGCAATTTCTGTCCAAATGCGACATTCACCAATATAATATGATGCTGCGCAACGAGCCTTATACACGGCTATTGCAGACGTTCTTCCCAGGGGTGGTTCCGGGCCAGCTGATGGATATTTTCGAGAAGATTGATCTGAACTATAAGCTCAGCGGTGAAGTAATCAATGTACTGATCCATTATCTGATGACGATGGTAGCTTCCGGCGGCGATCAGCGGATGAACCGCAACTTCGTGGAGGCGATTGCCTCCAATATGCTGGTGAAGCAGGTGAATACTTACGAGAAGGCCGTGCGCTATATCCGCGACCAGTCCAAGGTGAAGGGCAAGGGGGCGGCTTCCGCCTCCTCCGGCACTGGCACGACGGGAAGCCGTCCGCGTTCATATACGAAGAGCGGCGGGCGGTCCGGCAAGCAGGAGATTCCGATTGTGCTTGATGACGGCAGCGCCGGAACCGTATCGGAAGAGGAATTCGCGGCGATGATGAAGAAAGCGGCCGAGATCAAGGCCAGCAAGAAAAAAGGCGTTCTGAGAACGCCCTGA